From the Streptomyces sp. NBC_01216 genome, the window CAGAACGAGCGGCTCGCCCATACTCTCCGCGAGGCCCGCGACCAGATCGTGGCACTCAAGGAGGAGGTCGACCGGCTCGCACAGCCACCGGCCGGCTTCGGTGTCTTCCTGCAGTCCAACGAGGACGGCACCTGCGACATCTTCACCGGGGGCCGCAAGCTCCGGGTGAACGTCAGTCCCAGCGTCGAGCTCGAGGAGCTCCGGCGTGGCCAGGAGGTCATGCTCAACGAAGCGCTCAACGTGGTCGAGGCCATGGAGTTCGAGCGGGCCGGGGACATCGTCACCCTCAAGGAGATCCTCGAGGACGGCGAGCGCGCCCTGGTGATCGGGCACACCGACGAGGAGAGGGTGGTGAGGCTCGCGGACACCCTGCTGGACATCACCATCCGCCCCGGCGACGCCCTGCTGCTCGAACCCAGGTCCGGATACGTCTACGAGGTGATCCCCAAGAGCGAGGTCGAGGAGCTCGTCCTCGAAGAGGTCCCCGACGTCGACTACGACAAGATCGGCGGTCTGGGCGGCCAGATCGAGATGATCCGCGACGCGGTCGAACTCCCGTACCTCTACCCGGACCTCTTCAAGGAGCACGAACTGCGTCCGCCGAAGGGCATCCTGCTCTACGGACCGCCCGGATGCGGCAAGACGCTCATCGCCAAGGCGGTGGCCAACTCCCTTGCCAAGAAGGTCGCCGAGGTGACCGGACAGCCCGCGGGGAAGTCCTACTTCCTGAACATCAAGGGCCCGGAGCTCCTCAACAAGTACGTCGGCGAGACCGAGCGGCACATCCGCCTCGTCTTCCAGCGTGCCCGGGAGAAGGCGAGCGAGGGGACCCCCGTCATCGTCTTCTTCGACGAGATGGAGTCCCTCTTCCGCACCCGCGGGTCCGGGGTCAGCTCGGATGTGGAGAACACCATCGTCCCGCAGCTGCTCGCCGAGATCGACGGCGTGGAGGGGCTGGAGAACGTCATCGTCATCGGTGCCTCCAACCGCGAGGACATGATCGACCCCGCGATCCTTCGGCCCGGCCGGCTGGACGTCAAGATCAAGATCGAGCGTCCGGACGCGGAGGCCGCCAAGGACATCTTCGCCAAGTACCTCACTCCCACCCTGCCGCTGCACTCGGACGACCTGTCCGAGCACCAGGGCTCGCGGGAGGCCGCCGCGCACGGAATGATCCAGTCCGTCGTGGAGCAGATGTACGCGGAATCCGAGGAGAACCGCTTCCTGGAGGTCACGTACGCCAACGGCGACAAGGAAGTCCTCTACTTCAAGGACTTCAACTCCGGAGCGATGATCCAGAACATCGTCGACCGGGCGAAGAAGATGGCCATCAAGGCATTCCTCGACCACAACCAGAAGGGCATTCGCGTCTCCCACCTCCTCCAGGCGTGCGTGGACGAGTTCAAGGAGAACGAGGACCTGCCCAACACCACCAACCCCGACGACTGGGCCCGGATCTCCGGAAAGAAGGGCGAGCGGATCGTCTTCATCCGCACGCTCGTCACCGGAAAGCAAGGCGCGGACACGGGACGCTCCATCGACACGGTGGCGAACACCGGTCAGTACCTGTAGGTCGCAACCGGCTGCGGATGTCCGGACCACGGGCATCCGCAGCCGGCTGTTTTTCCCCCGCAGCAAAGACGTAATCGATCTCCCCACCGGCGCGGAGTCGCTCTAGGCTCTTCGGTACCGCCGAGTCGCGCTCAGTGCGGGGACGGGCACCGCACCAGCATCGGCAGAGAGCGGTACTTGAGCGCCGCGCCCGAAGGGGAGCGCCGCCGGGCAAGGAGGGCCGCATGACCGTACGGCGAGTAATGGGCATCGAGACGGAGTACGGGATCTCCGTCCCGGGGCACCCGAACGCCAATGCCATGCTCACCTCGTCCCAGATCGTCAACGCCTACGCGGCGGCGATGCACCGGGCGCGACGCGCCCGCTGGGACTTCGAGGAGGAGAATCCGCTGCGGGACGCCCGCGGCTTCGACCTCGCCCGCGAGGCCGCGGACTCGAGCCAGCTCACCGACGAGGACATCGGCCTCGCCAACGTGATCCTCACCAACGGAGCCCGTCTCTACGTCGACCACGCCCACCCCGAGTACAGCGCTCCCGAGGTGACCAACCCCCGCGACGCCGTGCTCTGGGACAAGGCCGGCGAGCGGATCATGGCCGAGGCCGCCGAGCGCGCCGCCCAGCTGCCCGGGGCCCAGCCGATCCACCTGTACAAGAACAACACCGACAACAAGGGCGCCTCCTACGGCACGCACGAGAACTACCTCATGAAGCGGGAGACCCCGTTCTCCGACATCGTGCGCCACCTGACCCCGTTCTTCGTGTCCCGGCAGGTCGTGACCGGCGCGGGCCGGGTCGGCATCGGGCAGGACGGCCGCGACCACGGCTTCCAGATCAGTCAGCGCGCCGACTACTTCGAGGTCGAGGTCGGCCTGGAGACCACCCTCAAACGGCCCATCATCAACACCCGCGACGAACCGCACGCGGACGCCGAGAAGTACCGGCGGCTCCACGTGATCATCGGCGACGCCAATCTGTCCGAGATCTCGACCTACCTCAAGCTCGGCACCACGGCCCTGGTCCTGTCGATGATCGAGGACGGCTTCATCAACGTCGACCTCGCCGTGGACCAGCCGGTCCGTACCCTGCACCAGGTCTCCCACGACCCGGCCCTCCAGCACCTGATCACGCTCCGCAGCGGCCGGACGCTGACGGCCGTCCAGCTCCAGATGGAGTATTTCGAGCTGGCCAGGAAGTACGTGGAGGAGCGCTTCGGGGCGGACGCCGACGAGCAGACCAAGGACGTCCTGAGCCGCTGGGAGGACACCCTCAACCGGCTCGAGAACGATCCGATGAGCCTGGCCGGCGAGCTGGACTGGATCGCCAAGCGGGAGCTCATGGAGGGGTACCGGCGGCGGGACGGCCTGGACTGGGACGCGGCCCGGCTGCACCTGGTCGACCTCCAGTACGCCGACGTACGGCCCGAGAAGGGCCTGTACAACCGTCTGGTGGCCCGCGGCCGCATGAAGAGGCTCCTGGACGAGAACGAGGTCGTACGGGCCGAGACGAAGCCCCCGGAGGACACCAGGGCCTATTTCCGGGGCCGCTGCCTGGAGCAGTACGCGGACGACGTCGCCGCGGCCTCCTGGGACTCGGTCATCTTCGACCTGCCGGGGCGGGACTCCCTGCAACGGGTACCGACCCTGGAGCCCCTGCGGGGGACCAGGAACCACGTCAAGGAACTGCTGGACCGGTGCAGGACGGCCGAGGAACTGGTCCAGGTCCTGTCCGGCGCCTGAAGCCTGAAATACCCGGGCACTGGGAATCATGGGACTAGTGCCCGGGCGTTGTACCAAACTGCGGGGCCGATGTCAGACCTGGCTTGTAGGGTCTGATCTTGAGAGACCCAACCGAGCGGGCCGATTCGAGCGGGGTGAGGGATATGGCGACCAAGGACACCGGCGGCGGACAGCAGAAGGCGACGCGTTCCACGGAGGAGGTCGAGGAGACGACCGCGGAGGAGAGCTCCGACCTCAAGGAACGCCAGGAGAAGCTGAGCGACGACGTCGACTCCGTGCTGGACGAGATCGACGACGTGCTCGAGGAGAACGCCGAGGACTTCGTACGCTCGTTCGTGCAGAAGGGTGGCGAGTAGCGCGCTCGCGCCCCTCGCCCACGGGGCTCCGGCCCGCGCGCCGCGCCGCGGCGCGCGGAGACGGGCCACGTCCGTCCGGCGGGGACGCCGCACCGCTGAGTGCCTCGCCGATCCGCGGAACCTCCCCCGCGGTACATGTGGATCACGGCCACGAGACGGGTAGGGTCCGTGACGTACG encodes:
- the arc gene encoding proteasome ATPase; protein product: MAAHDDDINRGIRPGRGSEDPAGQVAYLEQEIAVLRRKLADSPRHTRILEERIVELQTNLAGVSAQNERLAHTLREARDQIVALKEEVDRLAQPPAGFGVFLQSNEDGTCDIFTGGRKLRVNVSPSVELEELRRGQEVMLNEALNVVEAMEFERAGDIVTLKEILEDGERALVIGHTDEERVVRLADTLLDITIRPGDALLLEPRSGYVYEVIPKSEVEELVLEEVPDVDYDKIGGLGGQIEMIRDAVELPYLYPDLFKEHELRPPKGILLYGPPGCGKTLIAKAVANSLAKKVAEVTGQPAGKSYFLNIKGPELLNKYVGETERHIRLVFQRAREKASEGTPVIVFFDEMESLFRTRGSGVSSDVENTIVPQLLAEIDGVEGLENVIVIGASNREDMIDPAILRPGRLDVKIKIERPDAEAAKDIFAKYLTPTLPLHSDDLSEHQGSREAAAHGMIQSVVEQMYAESEENRFLEVTYANGDKEVLYFKDFNSGAMIQNIVDRAKKMAIKAFLDHNQKGIRVSHLLQACVDEFKENEDLPNTTNPDDWARISGKKGERIVFIRTLVTGKQGADTGRSIDTVANTGQYL
- the dop gene encoding depupylase/deamidase Dop; amino-acid sequence: MTVRRVMGIETEYGISVPGHPNANAMLTSSQIVNAYAAAMHRARRARWDFEEENPLRDARGFDLAREAADSSQLTDEDIGLANVILTNGARLYVDHAHPEYSAPEVTNPRDAVLWDKAGERIMAEAAERAAQLPGAQPIHLYKNNTDNKGASYGTHENYLMKRETPFSDIVRHLTPFFVSRQVVTGAGRVGIGQDGRDHGFQISQRADYFEVEVGLETTLKRPIINTRDEPHADAEKYRRLHVIIGDANLSEISTYLKLGTTALVLSMIEDGFINVDLAVDQPVRTLHQVSHDPALQHLITLRSGRTLTAVQLQMEYFELARKYVEERFGADADEQTKDVLSRWEDTLNRLENDPMSLAGELDWIAKRELMEGYRRRDGLDWDAARLHLVDLQYADVRPEKGLYNRLVARGRMKRLLDENEVVRAETKPPEDTRAYFRGRCLEQYADDVAAASWDSVIFDLPGRDSLQRVPTLEPLRGTRNHVKELLDRCRTAEELVQVLSGA
- a CDS encoding ubiquitin-like protein Pup, whose amino-acid sequence is MATKDTGGGQQKATRSTEEVEETTAEESSDLKERQEKLSDDVDSVLDEIDDVLEENAEDFVRSFVQKGGE